From Pseudodesulfovibrio nedwellii:
CATCTCCAACTGAAAACGATCCACCGGCTTTTTCAGATAGGATAAAGCCCTATTCATGCTGACTGCTTCCACTGGGTTATCAAAAGCTGCATCGACCAGCAAAATAAGAGGCACCTGAAAACCCAGTCGATCGGCATCGTCCGACAGGTCACACCCGCCTTCAAACACCAAATCAGCGGAAACAAAAAGAACATCCGGTTCCTGCCGAGCCATCAAGGCCGAAGCCGAAGCCAGACTGGAAGCAGTTTCCACATAATATCCTCCGGAAACGAGAATGTCCCGGATCAATGCACGTATGGCGGCGTCACCTTCGGCGACAAGAATGGTCGAACTCACTACATATCTCCTAGACATGACTCATACATTAGTTGAGTCGCGAAAACCAGTCCCCAACCCATATCGGATGGTTTTCCGCTGTTCATTTTATGTTTCAATGTGTATAGAGAAATTGTGGAGGATTCCAGTTCAGCCAACAAGGAGGAGAATATGTCTTTTACCGAAGCCGACCTGCCCGTTGACGTTCGTCACGGAGAAATGATCACACTTGGAGACGGAACAACTGTTCGCTTTGAATCCAATGGTGAAGCCAAAAACATCATGGTCAATGACGGATTCGAACCTGCATGCACATTATTTCCCGGTTGCGACTATACCGTGGAAACCAATGGCGGTAACTATCAAGTAAGCTGTGAGTTCGGTGACTGCATGCATGTCAAAAAAATCTGAGTGAGCACCGCGCCCGAATGCAAACATTCGGGCGCGAACCCAGTTCAGCTAAAGTGGTTTCATTATTAAAATCACGGCCTTTACTTTTCTTAACGACCTGCTACAATCCTAAGGTGATTGACTTTTGTCAGGTCTTTTCGCATTTGGGTGCTACGCCCCACAGACTCTTGCGAGACAAGGAGAAAACCGTGGCCAGGATACTCATAGCTGAAGATGATAGAATTTCCCAAAAACTTGCTGTCAGAATTGTAGAAGAGCAGGGACATGTCGCGCTTGTCAGCCCTCACGGAAAACATGCATATGAAACGCTGATGCACAACGACATCGATATGCTTCTGACCGACATCATGATGCCGGAGATGGACGGTCAGCAACTTATCAAGACACTGCGCGGCGACCAAAAATTCGCCAATCTTCCCATCATCATCATGTCCGCCGTTGTCGGCCTCAATGACATTTCCAACCTGCTCAAACTTGGAGCAACGTTCTTTCTCGCGAAGCCTCTGGATCGGGAAGAACTATTGTCATATATCTCCCGTTGTCTGGCTGAAAAGGACTTCTAGGCACAAACCTTCCGCAAAGGTTTTCTTTCCTCGCCCCTGATTATGAGAATACTTTTTTACGCACTATTCTTTTACGACGTTAGTGCAGGCATAACGCAGGGACTCTTCGCCGACTTCCATTCCCCGGAAAAAATAGCTATCCTCAAAATGAATGCTTTGCCGGTCTTGATGAATGTCCTCCGGCGTATCATCAACTTTTTGAACCGAATCGTTCAAAAAGGACCGAACCATAGCACAAACTCTAACCCGACAACGGAATACTCATGAAAATTATCTTGAAAGCATTATTCGCATTTACTCTGATTTCCCTACTCACCCTGTCCTCAGCGATGGCAACAGACTTGGAAAACACGCTATATCTCGACCTCAAAGATGGTCGGGTTGTCATTGAACTGAGCCCTGATCTCGCGCCCAAACACGTGGCCCGCATTAAGGAACTGACCCGAATGAAGTTCTATGACGGCATCGTCTTCCACCGCGTCATTTCCGGCTTCATGGCCCAAACTGGCGATCCTACAGGCACAGGTCGTGGAGGTTCCGGCGAAAATCTGCCAGCAGAGTTCACCGACACTCCTTTTGAACGTGGCACCGTAGGCATGGCTCGTGCACAAAGCCCGGACAGTGCGGACAGCCAATTTTTCATCTGCTTTGCCCCAGCCCCGTTCCTCAACGGCCAGTATACGGTTTTCGGACAGGTAACGAGTGGCATGGATCTCGTGGACAAAATAAAGAAAGGCGCTGGCCGCAGTGGTGCAGTTCAAGACCCCGACGCCATCGTGCGCATGCAAATTGCTGCCGACGTCAAATAATTAAAATTCTTTGGTGACCAGAACCTTTTCTCACGCCTACGGCGATGTTGAGAATTAAAAAAAAGGCGCATCCCTTATGGAATGCGCCTTTTTTACGTTTATTTTAACGATCCAAATAAATAAATCGTTTAATCTTTTGAGTAGGTGTCTTTTCAAAAGGTTCCATTTGTTCGATCACTCGATGCAACCGGGCAAACGTGGAAACTTTGGTATTCACATCCTTGCGAATATCTTCAAGCAATTTTATCACCTTGGCTCGAACTTCGGATTCGATCAATTTCTTGACATCAAAAGCTTCATCCAGAGTTTCATGGTTAAGATGAATTCTGGCGACGACTTTACCGTCGACTTCATACACCATGGATTCTACAACATGCTCACATTCATTGATGATGGATTCAAGCTCTTCAGGATAAATATTCTCACCGCTGGGACCAAGTATCATGTTTTTTAAACGACCTTTGATATACAGATAGCCGTCCTCAAACTTGCCAAGATCACCAGTTTTAAGCCACCCATCCTCGGTGAACGTTTCCTTCGTGTCCACGGGAGCCTTGTAGTACTCACGCATGACGTTAGGTCCTTTGGCCAAAATCTCGCCCTCTCCGGTTTCCGGGTCAGCATCCACGATTTTAAGCTGAACTCCGGGCAGTGCAGGGCCAATGGCTCTAAATCTCTGCTTACTCGGCAAAGCTCCAGCCAAAAGCGGAGAGGTTTCGGTCATGCCATACCCAACAGCATGCGGCACTTTTGCATCAGTCAAGAACTGCTCGACCTCCGGGGACAAAGGCGCGCCGCCAATACACATACACCGCAACTCGCCACCGAACGCCTCGATAAGCTTCTTGCCCGCCACCTGAGAAAGTTTTCTCCGGGTTGCACCAATCTTCATCAAACCGCGCATGACACCCGAACCTGTCAATTTACGTTTAATCCGACTTTTGTAAATTTTCTCGATAATGAGCGGCACCACACCCATGACGGTAGGTCTGACTATCTGCATGGCAGGCAGCAATGTCCTCGGGGTGGGCGGTTTTTGCAGATAATGAATAGAGCTACCACAGTGCAAAGGAATAATGAGGCCAACAGTGGATTCATAGGTATGCGCCATAGGCAGGACAGACATGAAACGGTCGGTTTTGAAAACAGGAATGACCTGAATACCTGCCAAACAGTTCTGCACCAAATTACGATGAAGCAACACAACACCCTTGGAGTGTCCAGTGGTCCCAGAAGTATACAGAATTGCGGCGACGGATTCTTCCGTTAATTCAAAGCCTTTGCCTGTCTTCCTATCAATAAACTTCCTTGCAGAATCGCTGAACTTATCCACTTTCTTTCGGGCAGTGCCACCGATTTTCTCCACTCTTTCCATGGCTGTGCCACCAAGCTTTTCAAGCTTCTCGACCTTCTCTCTGGCGGCTTCACCGAGATGTTCCATGCGCTCCTTGGTAGAGTCACTGATCTTGTCCCGTGCGGCTTCACCCAGATGTTCCATCCGCTCAAGAGCCGCCTCACTGAAATGTTCAATGCGTTCCCGAGCAGCCTCAAGGGCTTCCGTATAACTTGTGGTCTCGCCCTCGTCATTCTCAAGAGAAAAATCATCCATGACCATAACAGTCTTGAGTGCGGAAAAATCTTCTTCTTCAACCTTATGAATAAACCGCCTGGACGCGATCACCATCTTGGCCTCAGAATGACGCAGAATATGATGCACTGCACTGGGATGAAATTCTTGCAAAATTGGAACAACAACGGCTCCCATCATGGTGATGGAAAAATATGCGATAGCCCAATTGGGCATATTTTCACTGATAATGGCGACCTTGTCGCCCGGCTTGATGCCAATATCACTGAGCAAGGTCTGCAAATCCTTAATATGCTCACCCAGTTGAGTGTAGGTGATAGGCTCTCCGCCAACAAAGGCAAGAGCTGTCCGCTCAGAATACTGCTGGATCGAAGACTCCAACAAATCTTTTAATGTCTTGATTTGGTCGCTCACACATCCTCCCGATGACTGGACGCAACAAAGCGCACCTCTCGTGCGCCTTAAATTGAATACCACGTTATAGCATTGGGTCAAGCATGTGATTATCGTCTATGGCGGTATGCTAAGCCAATGCCGTATCCACGGATTTTGTCGCATGAACTCTGCATGTATCCAGCGTGGGAATGTCTGTGTCACCGGACCGAACCAACATGCCTATCTCAGTACAGCCAAGAACAATGACCTGTGCTCCACGGGATGCCATCTCCTCGATAATACGCAGGTATTCTGTCCGAGAAGCCCCCTCCAGCACACCTTTGCACAGTTCATCAAAGATAATCCGATCCACCAATTGACGGTCCTCGGCATTGGGGACAAGTACTTCAAGGCCATGGTCCTTCAATCGGCCAGTATAAAAATCATCTTCCATGGTGAAAAGAGTCCCGAGCAATCCGACCGAAGAAAAACCAAGCTCTCGCACCGCATCTGCCGTGGCGTCGGCAACATGCACCACAGGCACAGAGACTGCCGCCTGAATCTGTGGGGCCACCTTATGCATGGTGTTCGTCCCGATAACAATCATGTCAGCCCCACCCTGCTCCAGCATTCGGGCAGCATCTGCCAGATGATTGCCAATACTGACCCAGTCACAGGTCAACATAAGTTCACGCAGTTCCGCGAAATCAACACTATACATAAGTATTTTGGCCGAATGCAAGCCACCAAGGCGAACTTTCACTTCCTCATTCATGACCTGATAATACCCGACTGTGGATTCCCAACTCATGCCACCAAGCAGACCAATAGTTTTCATGCAATCCTCTCCTATCCAAAGAAATAACGAGCACCGGCCACCAAAGCCATACCCAATGCCACAGTTCCGAAGAAACTCCGAGTGCGCCATGCCAGAATAAATGCGGGAATGGCCGCCCACAAAAAATAGTTATCCGGTTCAAAATTGAAACTTGTATCCTTGAGCAACAAAGCCGGAAACAACATTGCGGACAACACTGCCACAGGGACATAGGAAAGCCAACGAACGACTGGTTCAGGCAGAGTCCGCGATGCAAGCGCCAACATGGGCAAAACGCGCGGGATGTATGTCACAGCCAACATGCCAAGAAATGTCAGAAAAACTATTTTTTGGTCCATGATTCCACTCCCACACCAAAAGTTGCACCGATAACCGTTGCCAAAATGACGCTCCACTGGTCTGCACCGGCCTGCACGAGAACAACGGCCATCAAGCCGGAAAAACCAGCCACCAAAACATGCATTTTGTTCTTGGTCTGCATGATTAGCAAAGCAATAAACATGGCTGGCAAAGCATAATCAATGCCCAACGGTTCCACATCCGGGATAGACGCCCCGGCCACAAAACCGACCCAGGATGCAAGAATCCATGACGCCTGCGCAATACCGTTAATACCGAAACAGGTAGTCTTATTCAGATCGCCACGAGCAAACCGGACCGAATGAACGGCAAAGGATTCATCGGTGATTTCATAAGAAAACAACGCCAATTCCCACTTCTTCCACGTTTTGAGATTCGGAGCGAGCGATGCGCTCATGAGCAAATGCCGCAAATTGACCACAAATGTTGTGGCAATAATAGATAATGGGGGCATCCCCACTGCAAACATGCCCACTGCAATAAGCTGGGCAGAACCGGCATAGACCAGAATAGACATAAGTACGGTGTTGAGCATGGAGAGTCCTGCCTGATGTGCCAACACGCCATAGGCGGCACCAACAGGGACATACCCCATAATAATGGGTGCAACCTGTTTGACGGCTGACATCATCGGGGAGTCGGCCTCTTCTCCGGCAACAGCTTCGATAGTCATGATGAGTTTCTCTCTGAGTGTCTTTCTGGGCATAGCCCGGTTAATCTGATTCATCCGTGACTTGCAGTAAAGCGGAAAAACTGTAATCAGTACAGATACAGATATTATAAAAACAAAGCATAACAGTTTGAGCACCCCATGGAAACGTATCGCTACCAGGCCGTTGAAAAACATATCATGTCGATGATTGAAACCGGTGCGCTCGGATTGAGTGACAAGCTCCCCTCCCTGCGTTCTTTGAGCAGCAAAATAGGCGTATCGATCTCCACCGTAAATCAAGCGTATCTTGAGCTGGAACGCAAAGGGGTCATCGAATCCCGCCCCCGATCAGGATTCTTTGTCCGCCGAGAATCCACCCGGCTACCCCGCACTGAAAAAAAATCATCCCCCATGGATAAGCCCCGCCCTGTAACGCGCATTGGCCTGATCCAAACAGTTCTGGAATCTGTAGGAGAAGAAGGTGCAGTCTCTCTGGCCGTGGTCGCTCCAGGCCGCGGATTACTTCCCCTCAAAGATTTGGGACGCATAACAGCGGCAATGGTCCGCGATGAACCAGGACGCGCTATGGATTATGCCCCTATTCCAGGCGACCCGCGTCTCATTCACCAAATAGCCTACCGCTCCATGGAACACGGAATTTCAGTTGCTCCAAATGACCCGATCATCACAGCCGGATGTCTTGAAGCTCTTTATATCTCTCTGCGTTCGACATGCAGACGAGGCGACACGGTATTGATTCAATCCCCGACCTATTATTGTTTCCTTCAGTTATTGGAAACGCTCGGACTCCGTGCCATTGAAATACCTTCATGTCCCCAAAACGGAGTATTGCCCGAAGTCCTTCATCGAGCCTTGAATACTTTTGATATTTCCGCCTGTGTGCTTGCGCCCAACTTCAACAACCCGGATTCCAGCCTGACGTCGGACGCACGCAAAAAAGAAATTGTCTCCATCCTTGCGGCACGAAACATCCCTTTAATTGAAGACGATGTTTCAACAGACCTCCACTACGGTCCCAAGCGGCCGGGAACATTCAAGCAATTCGACACAAAAGGACTGGTGCTCCTCTGTTCTTCATTTTCCAAAACTATTGCACCGGGTTATCGTGTCGGCTGGATGCTGCCAGGACGATTCCGACAAAAAGCATTGGAAATAAAAGCGACCACCAACGTTTCCTGTGCCACATTGTCTCAGATGGCCATAGCCGAATATCTCCGTCAGGGGCGCATGGAAAGACACTTGAAAAAACTTCGAAGCTCTTTGGAAAAACAGATGGACACCATGCAATTCCACCTCGGCCGCGATTTCCCGAAGGGGACACGAGTCACGCACCCCACAGGTGGCGCTGTACTCTGGCTCGAACTCCCGCATGCCATCAACGCTGTAGAACTCTTCTTCCAAGCCCGAGACAAAGGCGTCGGCATCGCACCCGGCGCAGTATTCACCACACAGGATAAATTTTCCAACTACATCCGCCTGAGTTATGGCATTCCGTGGACCAATGAAGTGCAACAGGCCATCCAGACCCTCGGAGAACTGGCAAAACAGATGAACCAATAAGAACGGCAGCCACTTTTTCACGCTTTACCAGACCGACCAACCAGCGTACTTTCCCTCTTCGGGCTATACGCCTGACAAGGAAACATCATGCCGGATATTGCCTCAAAACAAAAAACATATGGCCTCTTTGCCGCCCTTGCCGCCTTCTTTGCATGGGGATTACTGCCAATCTACTGGAAATCACTCATTGTAGTGAATCCTGTTGAAATCCTGTGCCACCGCATCATTTGGTCCTTGGTCTTTATCGCCATAATCCTGACCATTCTCAAGGGATGGAAAGAAACGTTTGCATCCATGCGATCCCCCAAGGATATCGGTATACTCATTCTGAGCAGCCTGATGATCGGTGGCAACTGGCTGCTCTACATATGGGCCGTAAATACCAATCATGTGCTGGAAACCAGCCTTGGATATTTCATCAACCCATTGGTCACAACTTTGTTGGGTTATATTTTCTTCCGTGAACGCTTGAAACCTTTACAACTGGTTGCCATCGGGCTGGCAACATTGGGCGTTGCCAACTCCATATTCAGTTACGGCGAACTTCCATGGATATCCCTGACACTCGCCCTTTCCTTCGCCTTCTATGGATTACTCCGAAAGATTGCCTCGGTGGAATCACTGCCTGGCCTATTCCTTGAAACCATGGTGCTGGCACCACTGGCGCTGACCTATCTGATAAAAATGCAAATGGACGGTACTTCGGCATTTTTCACCGTCAGTCCGACCATTGATCTGCTCCTCATCGGAGCAGGTGCAGCTACAGCCACCCCCCTCATCGGATTTGCCTATGGCGCCCGTCGCCTACAATTGTCAACGCTTGGTGTACTGCAATACGTAGGTCCATCCATCGCCTTCATCCTCGGCGTCTATGTTTACAAAGAGCCGTTCACCGCAAGTCATCTGGTAACTTTCACGCTGATCTGGTCAGGATTGGCCGTTTACACAGGTGAATCCATCTGGTCTATGCGCACACATCGGCGACTGACACGAAAGGAATAATCCCCTCAAACACGAAACAGGCAACCTCTTAAAAATAGAAAAATCGGCACGACTTTGAGCAATTATGCAAATTGTCGCTCATTGTGGATTTTTTCTCTGGTATATGCGAAGTGTTATCCCGATTCCAAACATGGAGCACACTGCTATATGCCATTTAACAAAAAGACAGCGACAACGGCTCGCTCAGATCAATCTGCCACAATCCTTATCGCCGAGGATTCCGAAAGCAACGCCATGCTCTTCTCTCTCTATTTCGAAGGGACACCATACACGCTTGATTTTGCGAACAACGGGCAACAAGCGGTAGAAAAATATAAATCTTCCCCTTATGACCTTGTGCTCATGGACATACTCATGCCTGTCATGGACGGTTGGCAGGCCACTCGTGCGATACGTTCTTTTGAAGCTGAAAAAGGGCTGCTCCCTTCTCCTATAGTGGCCGTCACCGCTAACGTTTTTGAAGAAGACAAGCAAAAATCACTCAATGCTGGCTGTACCGAGTTTCTCCCCAAACCCGTCAGAAAAGCTGCACTGCTTGAATGTGTGACACGCCTGACACAAGGCTAAACTCTATTTTGAGAGCGGCAGCCCGCTCTCCTTCCAGTCAACGACACCTTTGTTCAAATGCCAAACTTTGGTAAACCCAAGGCGATGCATCAATTTCAACGTTGACAAACTTCGATTTCCGGTCCTGCAATAAACGAAATACTGTGCATTCCGATCCAACGCTTTCAATTTCCTTTCGAAATCATTCCTATAAAAATCAATATTCACAGCATTGTTAATATGACCATCACGAAACTCTACAAAAGTCCGCACGTCGAGGATGAGCACATCCGAAGACTGTACAAGCTGTACCTGCGCCGCCTTGGCATCAAAATCCACATACCCCTCAGGCAGTGGCGGATTCATGTTCACATAAAACAACAAGGCCGCAGCGATAAGAATAACGGAGGGTACAATTATCTTAATTTTCATGGTAAAAACCTCGCCATTACATGTCTATCACACGAAAAAAGCCGTACCCGATTCACGGGTACGGCTTTTAGTATAGCATCTTTAGCCTAAATTAACCAAGCAGCTCGTTCACTTTCTTCATAATCTCAAAGGCGTCGCCAACATATAGTACGTCGCATTTACCCTGTGCCCAACCGCAGCTACCGTCAGTGTTAATCGCACGACGTTCGTTGACAAAACGCCAACCAACGACATGCGGCTCTTCACCGTGACAACAAGTTGACAACCCCTTGGCATGCCGCGGAGTGGAACCGGTCTGACCGACCTGATGCATATGCGTCAGGAAGGAAATAATGGCCCCCCCTTCGCCCGAGATATCCACCAAAGACTTGGAGGAACCAAGGGAACTTTTGGTGGCAGTCAGGAAGCTCATGATGGTTTCTTCGGCAACATCCACATGGGTCGCACCGTCTGCCTGCTTCTTGGTCCAACCGGCACCGGCCACAAGCAACATTTCTGCATCAGGGCGAATGGTCTGCTCGTCTTCGGACACGCATTCCATACCTGCAATCTTGGTACGCACACCAGACACATCTACGGCTACAGCTTCCACGTCAGCGGAACCAGCACCGTCAAAAGCCTCTGCGCAGCCTGAATCCAAGGTCATGACCCAAGGACGTTCATCACGGGTCAAAGTACCTTCCATACGCTGGCGATAGAACCACCGTTTGGCGATAGGCTTGCCGTCAACGGCATCCAAACCGGACAAATGAGTATCCACTCGACCATCCAGACGGATAGCCAACCCCGGCAGGGCACGGCTGAAACGGGAAGTGGCCGAAGCCACCACGATCTCGGCACCGCACGCCTTGGCAATGGCCTCGGCAGCGGTCAAATCGGAAGAATAGCGTGCGTCCGCGAATTCGGGACCGGCCACACCGTAAAACTTTGCACCGCAGCCACCAATAGAATCAGCGGCAGCAGAGATATCAGCACCAATAACGCCCACGGCCAAATCAGCCCCCATGCCTTCGGCCAAAGCCTTGGCTGCAGTCAGAGCCTCAAGAGCGGACTTGTGCAGGGTATTGTCACATTCTGTATGTGCAAGAAATAAAATTGTCATGTTCGTCCCCCCTAACCCTTGATCCATTCGACGATTTCTTTCGCCATTTCTTCAACGGGAACGTCCTTGACCACACGAGTCTCACGACGTTGCTGCGGTACTTCAACGGAAGCAAAGCTCAAGCTGGTGCCGGACAAATCCGCAGGCTTTGCCTGTTGCAGCGCAGGCATGTTTTTCTGCATGTTCTGCATACCGATCTGAGGATTATTGGGAGGCTCAGGCAATTCACCAGTGGCCCAACCCAAAACAGCAGGAGCACCGTCCACCACAGACTTCTGATAAGCACCAC
This genomic window contains:
- the rarD gene encoding EamA family transporter RarD, which produces MPDIASKQKTYGLFAALAAFFAWGLLPIYWKSLIVVNPVEILCHRIIWSLVFIAIILTILKGWKETFASMRSPKDIGILILSSLMIGGNWLLYIWAVNTNHVLETSLGYFINPLVTTLLGYIFFRERLKPLQLVAIGLATLGVANSIFSYGELPWISLTLALSFAFYGLLRKIASVESLPGLFLETMVLAPLALTYLIKMQMDGTSAFFTVSPTIDLLLIGAGAATATPLIGFAYGARRLQLSTLGVLQYVGPSIAFILGVYVYKEPFTASHLVTFTLIWSGLAVYTGESIWSMRTHRRLTRKE
- a CDS encoding peptidylprolyl isomerase, whose translation is MKIILKALFAFTLISLLTLSSAMATDLENTLYLDLKDGRVVIELSPDLAPKHVARIKELTRMKFYDGIVFHRVISGFMAQTGDPTGTGRGGSGENLPAEFTDTPFERGTVGMARAQSPDSADSQFFICFAPAPFLNGQYTVFGQVTSGMDLVDKIKKGAGRSGAVQDPDAIVRMQIAADVK
- a CDS encoding PLP-dependent aminotransferase family protein, which encodes METYRYQAVEKHIMSMIETGALGLSDKLPSLRSLSSKIGVSISTVNQAYLELERKGVIESRPRSGFFVRRESTRLPRTEKKSSPMDKPRPVTRIGLIQTVLESVGEEGAVSLAVVAPGRGLLPLKDLGRITAAMVRDEPGRAMDYAPIPGDPRLIHQIAYRSMEHGISVAPNDPIITAGCLEALYISLRSTCRRGDTVLIQSPTYYCFLQLLETLGLRAIEIPSCPQNGVLPEVLHRALNTFDISACVLAPNFNNPDSSLTSDARKKEIVSILAARNIPLIEDDVSTDLHYGPKRPGTFKQFDTKGLVLLCSSFSKTIAPGYRVGWMLPGRFRQKALEIKATTNVSCATLSQMAIAEYLRQGRMERHLKKLRSSLEKQMDTMQFHLGRDFPKGTRVTHPTGGAVLWLELPHAINAVELFFQARDKGVGIAPGAVFTTQDKFSNYIRLSYGIPWTNEVQQAIQTLGELAKQMNQ
- a CDS encoding electron transfer flavoprotein subunit alpha/FixB family protein translates to MTILFLAHTECDNTLHKSALEALTAAKALAEGMGADLAVGVIGADISAAADSIGGCGAKFYGVAGPEFADARYSSDLTAAEAIAKACGAEIVVASATSRFSRALPGLAIRLDGRVDTHLSGLDAVDGKPIAKRWFYRQRMEGTLTRDERPWVMTLDSGCAEAFDGAGSADVEAVAVDVSGVRTKIAGMECVSEDEQTIRPDAEMLLVAGAGWTKKQADGATHVDVAEETIMSFLTATKSSLGSSKSLVDISGEGGAIISFLTHMHQVGQTGSTPRHAKGLSTCCHGEEPHVVGWRFVNERRAINTDGSCGWAQGKCDVLYVGDAFEIMKKVNELLG
- a CDS encoding AzlD domain-containing protein; translated protein: MDQKIVFLTFLGMLAVTYIPRVLPMLALASRTLPEPVVRWLSYVPVAVLSAMLFPALLLKDTSFNFEPDNYFLWAAIPAFILAWRTRSFFGTVALGMALVAGARYFFG
- a CDS encoding AMP-binding protein, with the protein product MSDQIKTLKDLLESSIQQYSERTALAFVGGEPITYTQLGEHIKDLQTLLSDIGIKPGDKVAIISENMPNWAIAYFSITMMGAVVVPILQEFHPSAVHHILRHSEAKMVIASRRFIHKVEEEDFSALKTVMVMDDFSLENDEGETTSYTEALEAARERIEHFSEAALERMEHLGEAARDKISDSTKERMEHLGEAAREKVEKLEKLGGTAMERVEKIGGTARKKVDKFSDSARKFIDRKTGKGFELTEESVAAILYTSGTTGHSKGVVLLHRNLVQNCLAGIQVIPVFKTDRFMSVLPMAHTYESTVGLIIPLHCGSSIHYLQKPPTPRTLLPAMQIVRPTVMGVVPLIIEKIYKSRIKRKLTGSGVMRGLMKIGATRRKLSQVAGKKLIEAFGGELRCMCIGGAPLSPEVEQFLTDAKVPHAVGYGMTETSPLLAGALPSKQRFRAIGPALPGVQLKIVDADPETGEGEILAKGPNVMREYYKAPVDTKETFTEDGWLKTGDLGKFEDGYLYIKGRLKNMILGPSGENIYPEELESIINECEHVVESMVYEVDGKVVARIHLNHETLDEAFDVKKLIESEVRAKVIKLLEDIRKDVNTKVSTFARLHRVIEQMEPFEKTPTQKIKRFIYLDR
- a CDS encoding aspartate/glutamate racemase family protein, translating into MKTIGLLGGMSWESTVGYYQVMNEEVKVRLGGLHSAKILMYSVDFAELRELMLTCDWVSIGNHLADAARMLEQGGADMIVIGTNTMHKVAPQIQAAVSVPVVHVADATADAVRELGFSSVGLLGTLFTMEDDFYTGRLKDHGLEVLVPNAEDRQLVDRIIFDELCKGVLEGASRTEYLRIIEEMASRGAQVIVLGCTEIGMLVRSGDTDIPTLDTCRVHATKSVDTALA
- a CDS encoding rhodanese-like domain-containing protein; translated protein: MKIKIIVPSVILIAAALLFYVNMNPPLPEGYVDFDAKAAQVQLVQSSDVLILDVRTFVEFRDGHINNAVNIDFYRNDFERKLKALDRNAQYFVYCRTGNRSLSTLKLMHRLGFTKVWHLNKGVVDWKESGLPLSK
- a CDS encoding response regulator, translating into MPFNKKTATTARSDQSATILIAEDSESNAMLFSLYFEGTPYTLDFANNGQQAVEKYKSSPYDLVLMDILMPVMDGWQATRAIRSFEAEKGLLPSPIVAVTANVFEEDKQKSLNAGCTEFLPKPVRKAALLECVTRLTQG
- a CDS encoding response regulator; translated protein: MARILIAEDDRISQKLAVRIVEEQGHVALVSPHGKHAYETLMHNDIDMLLTDIMMPEMDGQQLIKTLRGDQKFANLPIIIMSAVVGLNDISNLLKLGATFFLAKPLDREELLSYISRCLAEKDF
- a CDS encoding AzlC family ABC transporter permease; the protein is MTIEAVAGEEADSPMMSAVKQVAPIIMGYVPVGAAYGVLAHQAGLSMLNTVLMSILVYAGSAQLIAVGMFAVGMPPLSIIATTFVVNLRHLLMSASLAPNLKTWKKWELALFSYEITDESFAVHSVRFARGDLNKTTCFGINGIAQASWILASWVGFVAGASIPDVEPLGIDYALPAMFIALLIMQTKNKMHVLVAGFSGLMAVVLVQAGADQWSVILATVIGATFGVGVESWTKK